AAAGGGTAAAAACTATCGTTGATGAAGAGGTATCAATAGGTGATTTTGTTTTATCAGGAGGAGAGCCTGCAGCTTTAGTAATAATGGACGCTGTTATAAGGCTTATTCCCGGTGTTGTAGGGGACGAAGACAGCCTCAGGGTTGATTCATTCTCTGACGGTCTTGTAGGCTATCCAAACTACACAAGACCTCCAGTTTTCAAAGGAATGGAAGTTCCCGATGTCTTAAGATCCGGAAACCACAAACTTATTGAGCTGTGGAGAAGATGGAAGCAGATAGAAAACACATACAAAAAAAGACCTGATCTTTTAAAAATTGCAGATCTTTCTGAAAATGACATAAAGATCCTCCATTACATTAAAAAAGGTAAAAAATTTGAGGATTTTATAGCTGATAATAAGGTATAATCAAATTAATAAATATCCGAGGTCTTCTGATGCCGGCTTTAAATGTTGTAAAACCACCTGTGGATATAATTGAGGAGGCTGACAGATTTATAGTTATAGTTGACCTTCCGGGAGTTGAGCCTGAAGATGTTGAGATAAAAGGATACGACAACTACATACAGATAAGCGGGATCAAAAGACCGATCTGTGCAGGGAATTATTTGCTTATGGAAAGATTTTCGGGAAAGTTTAACAGAAAAATTTATTTTAAGACAGGTGTGGATCTGTCAAAAGCAACAGCCAGATTAAAAAATGGTGTATTAACAATACATATACCTAAGTCTGAAGGAAAAATATACTACTCAACCACCACAATAATAATCAGGAGGTAAGAATGCTGCAGCCGTTTGAGGACGAACAGTTAGAGATACCTATCCCGGAGGAACTTCCCCTTCTTCCAGTAAGAGACCTTGTTATATTTCCATACATGGTGTTTCCCATATTCGTTGGAAGATCCTTTTCAATAAAAGCCATAGAAGAGGCTATTGAAAATTATGACAGGTATATATTCCTTGCTCTGCAAAAAGATAAGGACATAGAAGAACCTGGAGGAAAAGATCTTTACCAGATAGGAACTGTTGCCACTATTCTTAGAATGATGAGGCTTGATGATGACAGGATAAAAATTCTGGTTCAGGGAGTATCAAGAGGAAAGATTGAGGAGCTGAGAAAAGAGGCTGATCTTTACAAGGTCAAAATCTCTGTTTTTGAAGAAAAGGAAAGTTATGGGGAAAATATTGAGGTAGAAGCACTGAAACACTCAATCAAAGATCTTATAGACAAAGCTGTTGGACTTGGAAAGCAAATAATTCCGGATCTTCTTGACATAATAAAATCTGTTGAAGAACCCGGTAAACTTGCTGACCTTGTTGCCTCAATCCTTGATATAAAATCAGAAGAGGCTCAAAAAATACTTGAGATCACAGATCCCTTAGAAAGGCTCAGAAAGGTTCACGATCTTCTTCTCAAAGAGGTTGGACTTTTAGAGATACAGCACAAGATAAGAACGGCAGCAAGAGAATCTATGGAGAAAGACCAGAGGGAGTACTTTTTAAGACAGCAGATAAAGGCAATTCAAGAAGAACTTGGGGAAAAGGATGAAAGACAGGAAGAGATTGAGCAATACAGGAAAAAGATAGAAGAAGCTCAGATGCCTGAAGAGGTTAAAAAAGAGGCAGAAAAACAGCTTAAAAGACTTGAAAAGATGCACCCAGACTCGGCAGAAGCAGGTGTTATAAGAACTTACCTTGACTGGCTTGTTGAACTTCCATGGAACAAAAGAACAAAAGACAGAATTGATCTAAAACGAGCAAAAAAAGTTCTTGATGAGGATCACTACGACCTTGAAAAAGTTAAAGAAAGGATACTTGAATACCTTGCCGTTCAAAAGCTAAAAAAAGAAAAAAGCATAAAAGGACCTATTCTCTGCTTTGTTGGACCTCCAGGGGTTGGTAAAACATCTCTTGGAAAATCAATAGCAAGGGCACTGGGAAGAAAGTTTGTAAGGCAGTCCCTTGGAGGCGTCAGAGACGAAGCAGAGATAAGAGGGCACAGAAGAACTTATGTTGGGGCACTTCCCGGAAGGATCATACAGGGAATAAAACAGGCGGGGACAAAAAATCCCGTATTTATGCTTGATGAGGTTGATAAACTTGCCTCAGACTTTAGAGGAGATCCTGCATCTGCACTTCTTGAGGTTCTTGATCCTGAACAGAATAGAGAGTTTACAGATCATTATCTTGGAGTTCCTTTTGATCTTTCTGAAGTGATATTTATATGCACAGCAAACAGGATAGACACTATACCAAGACCTTTACTGGACAGAATGGAAGTTATCAGAATTCCCGGATACTCTGAGGAAGAGAAACTCCATATAGCAAAAAACTATCTAATACCAAGACAGCTTAAAGAAACAGGACTGAAACCCAGATATGTAGAATTTACAGATGCAGGGCTAAAGTTCCTGATAAGACACTACACAAGGGAAGCAGGTGTAAGAAGCTTAGAGAGACAGATAAATGCTGTTTTAAGGAAAATAGCAAAAGAAATAGCCATAACAGGAAAAAAGAAAAAATACAGAATAACAAAATCACTTGTTAAAAAGTTTCTTGGTGCTCCCCTTTATATGCCAGAAAAGGAAAAAGAAGACGAGATTGGAGTTGTTACAGGTCTTGCATGGACAGAGATTGGAGGAGAGATACTGAAAATAGAAGCCACAAGGATGCCCGGGAAAGGACAGCTCATACTTACAGGTTCTCTTGGCGATGTTATGAAAGAATCTGCAATGACGGCTCTTTCTTATGTAAAATCAAAAGCTGATGAGTATAAAATAGATCCAAAAGATTTCCAGAAATATGATGTTCATGTTCACGTTCCTGCCGGAGCAATACCAAAAGATGGTCCTTCAGCAGGCATATCAATAGCAACAGCAATTTGCTCACTGTTCACACAGCTTCCTGTTAGGGCTGATGTTGCCATGACAGGTGAGATAACATTGAGAGGAAAGATTCTCCCTGTAGGTGGTCTAAAAGAAAAAATACTGGCAGCAAAAAGGGCAGGAATAAAAGATGTGATACTACCAAAGGACAACAAAGATGAGGTTATGGAAGATCTACCACCTTTTGCAAGAAAAGATATAAATCTTATATTTGTTGATCATATAGATGATGTGTTCAAAATAGCCATAAGAGACTTTGAGAAAAGATTAAAACAGAAAAAATCCAGAAGGAAGTCTAATTGATAAGAAAAGCAACAGTAAAAGATGGGGAAAAAATTTTTAACATACTCCAGACATTTGCCATTCAGGGTGTTCTCCTGCCCAGAAGCCTGAACAACATATACGAAAACATAAGGGATTTTTTTGTTTATGAAGAAAATGGGGAGATCGTTGGGATAGGTTCTCTCCATGTCTTCTGGGAAGATCTTGCAGAGATAAAATCCCTTGCCATTCTACCCCAGCACCAGAATAAAGGAATAGGAAAAAAGATAGTCAAGCACTGTCTAAAAGAAGCAAAACAGTTAGGTGTAGAAAAGGTTTTCGCACTTACATACCTTCCTGAATTTTTTCAAAAGCTTGGATTTGAGATTGTGGATAAATCAGAGTTTCCACAAAAGGTATGGACAGAATGTATCCACTGCGTAAAATTCAACGACTGTAAAGAAATACCTGTTATGATAAGAATAAAATGAAAAATATAATACTTGTCAGGCACGGGGAAAGTGAATACAACGCAAAAAGGATTGTGCAGGGACATATTGACACCGACCTTACCCCTGCAGGCATTGTTCAGGCAAGGCTGACAGCTGAATATCTGAAGGGGTTCAGTATCCAGAAGATAATCAGCTCTGACCTTAGAAGAGCCTACAGAACAGCTGTAATAATCGGAGATGTTCTGGATCTGCCGGTAAAAAAAGACAGCAGGATAAGGGAGATGAGCTTCGGACAGTGGGAAGGCAGAAGCTACGAGCAGATCTTTAAAACAGACTACGAAACCTTTCAAAGATGGCTTCAAAACCCTGTAGCATGTCCCCTTCCATCTCAGGAAGATATGAGAAGGTTTGAGGAAAGAATAAGATCTTTTTATCAGGACATTTTAAAGCTTGAAGAAAAAAATATACTTGTTGTTGGACATGGAGGATCTGTTCAGGGGATATTATGCATCGCATGTGGTATAGGAATGGAAAACCTGTGGTCGCTGAAACATTCAAACACAGGAATATCAGTTTTACAGGTCTCAAACCCTGAAGTTTCAATAAAACTCCTTAACTCAACCGCACATCTTGAAGGCTACATAAACAAAGAAAACCCTATTATGTAATCATTTCGCACCAAACTGATCACATGCATCAAAAACATACTTCATGTAAGCAACGCATGGACCACCTCCCATAAGAGTAGCAACCATTGCAGACTCAATTATCTCAGCCCTTGTTGCTCCTTCTGCTACAGCATTTTTAACATGGAATGCTATACAGTAGGGACACTGTGATTTTACAGAAAGGGCTATTGAGATTAGCTCTTTTGTCTTTTTGTCCAAAACTCCGGGTCCTTCTGTTGCTTTAAAAAATCCCATAAAAGACTCTACAAACTTTGGATAATCCTTCTTTACCTCCTCAAACAAAGCAAGAAATCTTTTGTAATAAAGCTCCATATCAATTTTTGTATCGTTGTTTTCAGCCATAATACCCCTCCTAACAGTTTTAATTATAAATTTATTACTTTTAATAGATTTATAAAGTGCTTTTTGATCTTATTAAACAGTTTGCCAGCAGTATATCCTCCCTTGTTGTTATCTTAAAATTCAAAACAGAACCTTCATTTATGGTTATCCTGTAGTTCTCCATCTCCATGAGATATGAGTCATCAGTTCCAAAAATACCCTTTTCTTTTGCTTTTTTATGGGCATCAAAAAGTTTTGAAAAAACAAATGTCTGGGGAGTCTGGATAATATATAGGTTTTCCCTGTTTAATGTTTTTATTACTTTATTTCCTTTGACTTCCTTTATTGTATCCCTCGCTTTTAAGGCTGTAATACTACCGTCCCACCCATCTTTCACATTTTTTATACTATCTAAAAACATCTTCTCGGTAGCGAAAGGTCTTGCCGTATCATGAACAACAACAATATCTGCGTCTTCTACTTTTTTAAGGGCATTAAATACAGATTCCTGCCTTTCCCTTCCACCGGCAACCTTAATAACATTTTTAAATGAAAAGACCTTTACCCTGTCTATATCCTCCTCAGGTAAAACCAGAATTAGATCTGTTATCACGTCTATTTTGTTTACTGTATTGATTGAATACTGAAAAACAGGTTCTCCTTTTAGCTTTACAAACTGCTTTTTTTCACCAAACCTTCTTCCTGAACCTGCAGCCAGTAAAACAGCTACCACTTTCATATTTTTACCCCTTGTCCGATAATTTTATTAAAATTATAAACGGGGACAAGATGAGAGTCTTAATGATAGAAGATGATCCAATCTTAGGGGAGAGTCTTGAGGAATATCTGAAAGACAATGGGATTGAAGTCCACTGGATTCAGGACGATAGAGAGATTGAGTATATCTACAATTTTGACCAGTATGATGTGATAGTTCTTGATCTTATGCTCAAATACAGAAAAGGGGAAGACATTTTAAGGGAACTCAGAGGAAAAAATATAAATACCCCCGTTTTAATCCTTACGGCTAAATCTAATATAAAAGACAAAGAGATATGTTTCAATCTTGGTGCAGATGATTATCTGACAAAACCTTTTAACCCTAAAGAGCTTCTACTCAGGATAAACGCCCTTACAAAAAGAAAACATATAGATGAAACGCTGAAAATAGGCGATGTTGAGATAAACCTCTCAAGCAAAACACTTACAAAAAAAGGAAAAGAGATAAAACTATCAAAAACCGCATGGGAACTGCTATACTATCTTATAAGAAACAGAGGCTCTGTTGTTGAGACAGAAAGAATTCTTAACCATGTGTGGGGAGACAAACCTGTCGGAGACGAGATCGTAAGAACATACATAAAAGAGCTCAGAAAAATTCTCCCTAAAGATGCCATAAAAACATACAAAGGGAGGGGATACAAATTAGAATAAAAAGAAGGTTTTTATCCTTTGAAAACAAGGTTTTGATAACTTTCACATTTGTTCTTACACTTGGTTTGTCTGCTATAAATCTTGTTAGTATTCTGTTTTTTAAATATAACCTTGAAAACCAGATCACAAAAGAAACGAGATTATACCTTGAGGTTTACAAATACAACCCTGGTTTAAGATTGCCTGAACACATAAAGATATTTGACAAATTTCCAAATCCAGAAAAATATGAACTTATCGGCATAGCAAACGGCAAATACATAACATACGACAGAAGATACAAGGAGGAAAAGCTAAAAAGTTTTGCCTCTACCCTTTTACTGTGGGAAGGGATACTGATCGTGTCCCTTATGTTCCTCATGTATTTCACAATCATAAAATACATAAAAAAAGAGGAATACATCAGACAGTATCTTGAGATACTTCTTCTTACTATCACCCACAAGCTTGGAAACTTCCTTTCTATCCAGAGACTTAATATAGACCTGATAAAATCAAAATGCCGTATAAAAGCTGTAAACAGGCTTGAAAATGCCTACTCCCT
Above is a genomic segment from Persephonella sp. containing:
- a CDS encoding Hsp20/alpha crystallin family protein, whose amino-acid sequence is MPALNVVKPPVDIIEEADRFIVIVDLPGVEPEDVEIKGYDNYIQISGIKRPICAGNYLLMERFSGKFNRKIYFKTGVDLSKATARLKNGVLTIHIPKSEGKIYYSTTTIIIRR
- the lon gene encoding endopeptidase La; the protein is MLQPFEDEQLEIPIPEELPLLPVRDLVIFPYMVFPIFVGRSFSIKAIEEAIENYDRYIFLALQKDKDIEEPGGKDLYQIGTVATILRMMRLDDDRIKILVQGVSRGKIEELRKEADLYKVKISVFEEKESYGENIEVEALKHSIKDLIDKAVGLGKQIIPDLLDIIKSVEEPGKLADLVASILDIKSEEAQKILEITDPLERLRKVHDLLLKEVGLLEIQHKIRTAARESMEKDQREYFLRQQIKAIQEELGEKDERQEEIEQYRKKIEEAQMPEEVKKEAEKQLKRLEKMHPDSAEAGVIRTYLDWLVELPWNKRTKDRIDLKRAKKVLDEDHYDLEKVKERILEYLAVQKLKKEKSIKGPILCFVGPPGVGKTSLGKSIARALGRKFVRQSLGGVRDEAEIRGHRRTYVGALPGRIIQGIKQAGTKNPVFMLDEVDKLASDFRGDPASALLEVLDPEQNREFTDHYLGVPFDLSEVIFICTANRIDTIPRPLLDRMEVIRIPGYSEEEKLHIAKNYLIPRQLKETGLKPRYVEFTDAGLKFLIRHYTREAGVRSLERQINAVLRKIAKEIAITGKKKKYRITKSLVKKFLGAPLYMPEKEKEDEIGVVTGLAWTEIGGEILKIEATRMPGKGQLILTGSLGDVMKESAMTALSYVKSKADEYKIDPKDFQKYDVHVHVPAGAIPKDGPSAGISIATAICSLFTQLPVRADVAMTGEITLRGKILPVGGLKEKILAAKRAGIKDVILPKDNKDEVMEDLPPFARKDINLIFVDHIDDVFKIAIRDFEKRLKQKKSRRKSN
- a CDS encoding N-acetyltransferase, with the translated sequence MIRKATVKDGEKIFNILQTFAIQGVLLPRSLNNIYENIRDFFVYEENGEIVGIGSLHVFWEDLAEIKSLAILPQHQNKGIGKKIVKHCLKEAKQLGVEKVFALTYLPEFFQKLGFEIVDKSEFPQKVWTECIHCVKFNDCKEIPVMIRIK
- a CDS encoding histidine phosphatase family protein, whose protein sequence is MKNIILVRHGESEYNAKRIVQGHIDTDLTPAGIVQARLTAEYLKGFSIQKIISSDLRRAYRTAVIIGDVLDLPVKKDSRIREMSFGQWEGRSYEQIFKTDYETFQRWLQNPVACPLPSQEDMRRFEERIRSFYQDILKLEEKNILVVGHGGSVQGILCIACGIGMENLWSLKHSNTGISVLQVSNPEVSIKLLNSTAHLEGYINKENPIM
- a CDS encoding carboxymuconolactone decarboxylase family protein produces the protein MAENNDTKIDMELYYKRFLALFEEVKKDYPKFVESFMGFFKATEGPGVLDKKTKELISIALSVKSQCPYCIAFHVKNAVAEGATRAEIIESAMVATLMGGGPCVAYMKYVFDACDQFGAK
- the ispD gene encoding 2-C-methyl-D-erythritol 4-phosphate cytidylyltransferase, translating into MKVVAVLLAAGSGRRFGEKKQFVKLKGEPVFQYSINTVNKIDVITDLILVLPEEDIDRVKVFSFKNVIKVAGGRERQESVFNALKKVEDADIVVVHDTARPFATEKMFLDSIKNVKDGWDGSITALKARDTIKEVKGNKVIKTLNRENLYIIQTPQTFVFSKLFDAHKKAKEKGIFGTDDSYLMEMENYRITINEGSVLNFKITTREDILLANCLIRSKSTL
- a CDS encoding response regulator transcription factor — translated: MRVLMIEDDPILGESLEEYLKDNGIEVHWIQDDREIEYIYNFDQYDVIVLDLMLKYRKGEDILRELRGKNINTPVLILTAKSNIKDKEICFNLGADDYLTKPFNPKELLLRINALTKRKHIDETLKIGDVEINLSSKTLTKKGKEIKLSKTAWELLYYLIRNRGSVVETERILNHVWGDKPVGDEIVRTYIKELRKILPKDAIKTYKGRGYKLE